From Enterococcus mundtii, the proteins below share one genomic window:
- a CDS encoding cell division protein FtsK has protein sequence MSAIKELFRYRGKRIRYYTRNLLTLYRVFFLCPVLILVGYFVGYKKIYPLVNQGINDWKLYLFPILTIVGITALASILIFMITRLSIVNGGYFSKVEQRQVISRMIISNGYYTKKTSKTSNGKAKEKILFPRIYYKAGKESIFVSFETAGNKFQDKFEAIGGFLETAFHADNIGVIDEKGFITYELAVEVYTKRISIKEMQADKEKVQLMKGLYWYFDKEPHLLLGGGTGGGKTFTLLSLIYALCRIGDIEICDPKNSDLMALGKLPLFSGKVHTGKEDITKCLQMTVELMNTRFETMNKHAEYKMGKNYVYYGMRPKFVIIDEFAAFRAEIGTDYKTDGEVDEYLTQLILKARQCGIFFIVAMQRPDGEFIKTALRDQFMFRMSVGRLSETGLLMIFGDENKNKKFKYVENVLGKKVYGRGYVARGGEIAREFYSPQVPEDFDFISEFVKISEELGYESIPETIKEEVTNNLSKHIDKEALAEIDQELELQKELLNSLDDKL, from the coding sequence GTGAGTGCAATAAAAGAACTATTTCGGTATCGAGGGAAAAGAATCCGTTACTATACAAGAAATTTGCTAACACTTTATCGAGTGTTTTTTTTATGTCCTGTTTTAATTTTAGTCGGTTACTTTGTTGGATATAAAAAAATCTATCCATTAGTGAATCAAGGTATTAACGACTGGAAGCTGTATCTCTTTCCTATTTTGACTATAGTTGGAATCACTGCTCTGGCTAGTATCTTGATTTTTATGATTACTCGGCTATCCATTGTAAATGGTGGATACTTTTCTAAAGTAGAACAACGACAAGTGATCTCCCGTATGATTATTAGCAATGGCTACTATACAAAAAAAACAAGCAAAACAAGCAATGGAAAAGCAAAAGAAAAAATCCTGTTTCCTAGGATTTATTATAAAGCAGGGAAAGAAAGTATTTTTGTTTCTTTTGAGACTGCGGGCAATAAGTTTCAAGATAAATTTGAAGCTATCGGTGGTTTCTTAGAGACGGCTTTTCATGCGGATAATATCGGCGTGATAGATGAAAAAGGGTTTATTACCTATGAACTTGCTGTCGAAGTTTATACAAAGCGTATATCCATTAAAGAGATGCAAGCAGATAAAGAAAAAGTTCAACTGATGAAAGGTTTATATTGGTATTTTGACAAGGAACCACATTTACTATTGGGTGGCGGAACAGGTGGAGGTAAGACCTTCACATTACTCTCCTTGATTTACGCACTTTGTCGAATTGGTGATATTGAAATTTGTGATCCTAAAAATAGTGATTTGATGGCTTTGGGCAAGTTACCACTATTTTCTGGGAAAGTACACACAGGCAAAGAAGATATTACCAAATGCCTACAAATGACAGTTGAATTAATGAATACACGTTTTGAAACGATGAACAAGCATGCAGAATATAAAATGGGAAAAAACTATGTCTACTATGGTATGAGACCAAAATTTGTCATTATCGATGAATTTGCAGCGTTTAGAGCCGAAATCGGAACAGATTATAAGACAGATGGGGAAGTCGATGAATATTTAACTCAATTGATTTTAAAAGCACGTCAATGTGGCATCTTTTTCATTGTAGCCATGCAACGTCCAGATGGTGAGTTTATCAAAACAGCATTAAGAGATCAGTTTATGTTTCGAATGTCTGTCGGCAGATTATCTGAAACAGGTCTATTAATGATTTTTGGAGACGAAAACAAGAATAAAAAATTCAAGTATGTAGAGAATGTTCTAGGAAAAAAAGTTTATGGTCGAGGATATGTCGCACGTGGGGGCGAGATTGCTCGTGAATTTTATAGTCCACAAGTTCCAGAAGATTTTGATTTCATTTCTGAATTTGTAAAAATCAGTGAAGAATTAGGTTATGAAAGTATTCCTGAAACGATTAAAGAAGAGGTAACAAACAATCTTTCTAAGCATATAGATAAAGAAGCTCTTGCTGAGATTGATCAAGAGCTTGAGTTACAAAAGGAATTGCTAAATAGTTTAGATGATAAACTTTAA
- a CDS encoding class A sortase — protein MKGFFQKHKKGCILSLIIALFIGGMGSYFYFTNAQQKMNQETGTLQSEAIQKMEEKTQLKADSKKSKQKSTDKRGQQAEAELPIDTSRVDYTGKDVKPLTVEEMAKVNTEEVISSFGVGSLSIPSIHMNLPILEGISQSNLSVGAGTMKSNQTVGKGNFALAGHYMTDSGLLFGGLKNVKIGDAISLTYQGEQANYQVKEVKKISANDGYVIDDTEGDGILTLITCDSSVAGTEGRLMVRANLVD, from the coding sequence ATGAAAGGATTTTTTCAGAAACATAAGAAAGGCTGTATTCTCTCCCTTATTATTGCGTTATTCATTGGTGGAATGGGAAGCTATTTTTATTTTACGAATGCACAACAAAAAATGAACCAAGAAACAGGAACTCTTCAGTCTGAAGCGATTCAAAAAATGGAAGAAAAAACTCAGTTGAAGGCTGATTCAAAAAAGAGCAAGCAGAAATCAACAGATAAACGTGGACAACAAGCGGAAGCTGAATTACCTATAGATACTTCACGTGTAGATTACACTGGGAAAGATGTCAAACCGTTAACAGTAGAAGAAATGGCGAAAGTGAATACAGAAGAAGTGATTTCGTCTTTTGGTGTTGGTAGTTTATCTATCCCAAGTATTCACATGAATTTACCGATCCTTGAAGGAATCAGCCAAAGTAATTTAAGTGTAGGTGCTGGAACAATGAAATCAAACCAAACAGTTGGAAAAGGAAATTTTGCATTGGCAGGGCATTATATGACAGATAGTGGTTTGCTATTTGGTGGACTAAAAAACGTGAAGATTGGTGATGCAATCAGTCTTACCTATCAGGGCGAACAAGCAAACTATCAAGTGAAAGAAGTAAAGAAAATCAGTGCTAATGATGGGTATGTCATTGATGATACTGAAGGCGATGGTATTTTGACTTTAATTACGTGTGATAGTTCAGTTGCTGGCACTGAAGGTCGATTAATGGTTCGAGCGAATTTAGTTGATTAA